The Bernardetia litoralis DSM 6794 genome includes a window with the following:
- a CDS encoding GEVED domain-containing protein — MTFTKTIKSTLFSFGLGIGILASSISFAQDSHNHKDGRTCTTDHNLERLLSINPDAKDNMDKVESFTQNYIQNLSNQRTEATVYTIPVVVHVLYNTSAQNVSQAQIQSQIDVLNEDFRRTNSDYTLTPSEFAGSVADTEIEFVLATTDPNGNATTGVTRTSTSKSSFSTNDEMKFTAQGGKDAWDTQKYLNIWVCNMSGGILGYAQFPGSGAANTDGVVILTTGFGSTGNVSAPFNEGRTATHEVGHWLNLRHIWGDGNCSADDYVSDTPIAAASNGGCPSYPSKSCSNNGGFSSDMFMNYMDYTNDACMYMFTTGQKNRMRAVLDAGGFRSDLVTGTDDGGGTTDPPASSYCATKGNSVSDEWIAGVKVGSLNKTSGANGGYADFTSSSVSLAKGSSNTVTLTPGFAGSSYNEYWKIWIDFNNDNDFDDAGELVYDAGSATSAVRTGTIAIPSSVATGSTRMRVSMKYNGAQTSCETFSYGEVEDYTVNITGSSTPSCGVPSGLSSSSVTSSTFTVSWSSVSGAASYDVQVRTGSGSWTTLNATSTSLNLTGASASTQYEYQVRANCSGASSAYSSSAFVTTTSVPVLSYCSTKGNSVSDEFIQKVQVGSINNNSGANGGYADFTNLSTTFTKGSAYTITITPTWTGSTYSEAYDVWVDYNQDGDFDDSGEKVYTRAKTTSSSVSGSFTIPSSAANGSTRMRVTMKYNANATPCETFSYGEVEDYTVIIGSASSINPAPMAYHNDRPQEARVDGTKDGDVAFVAFPNPASQILNVRLGYFGTNSEVVIYSVTGAQVVRTTLTSQETAINVSKLPKGMYILSINNGREVETMKFIKE, encoded by the coding sequence ATGACTTTTACAAAAACAATCAAAAGCACCCTTTTTAGCTTTGGACTCGGTATAGGAATACTTGCAAGTTCAATATCATTTGCTCAAGATTCTCACAATCACAAAGATGGTCGTACTTGTACAACAGACCACAACTTAGAGCGTTTACTTTCTATTAATCCTGATGCAAAAGACAACATGGATAAAGTAGAAAGTTTTACACAAAATTATATTCAGAATTTGAGCAACCAACGTACTGAAGCTACAGTCTATACAATCCCTGTTGTAGTTCATGTACTTTATAATACTTCAGCTCAAAATGTAAGTCAAGCACAGATTCAATCTCAAATTGATGTATTGAACGAAGATTTTAGAAGAACAAATAGTGATTATACGCTTACGCCTTCTGAATTTGCTGGCTCAGTAGCTGACACAGAAATAGAATTTGTTTTAGCAACAACTGACCCTAACGGTAATGCAACAACTGGTGTTACTCGTACTTCTACAAGCAAATCCTCTTTTTCTACAAATGATGAAATGAAATTTACTGCTCAAGGTGGTAAAGATGCTTGGGATACTCAAAAATATTTGAATATTTGGGTATGTAATATGAGTGGTGGAATTTTGGGTTATGCTCAATTCCCAGGTAGTGGTGCTGCAAATACTGATGGTGTTGTTATCCTTACTACTGGTTTTGGTTCTACTGGAAATGTTTCTGCTCCTTTTAATGAAGGTCGTACTGCAACTCACGAAGTAGGTCACTGGCTTAATCTTCGCCACATTTGGGGAGATGGTAATTGTAGTGCTGATGACTATGTAAGTGATACGCCTATTGCAGCAGCTTCAAATGGTGGTTGTCCTTCTTATCCTTCAAAATCTTGTTCTAACAACGGTGGTTTTTCAAGTGATATGTTTATGAATTATATGGATTACACAAACGATGCTTGTATGTATATGTTTACAACAGGTCAAAAAAATCGTATGCGTGCTGTTCTTGATGCTGGTGGTTTCCGTTCTGATTTAGTTACTGGAACTGATGATGGTGGTGGAACAACAGATCCTCCAGCTTCTTCTTATTGTGCTACTAAAGGAAATAGTGTTTCTGACGAATGGATTGCTGGTGTTAAAGTTGGTTCTTTAAACAAAACAAGTGGTGCTAATGGTGGATATGCTGATTTTACTTCTTCCTCTGTAAGTCTTGCAAAAGGAAGCTCTAATACAGTAACTCTTACTCCTGGATTTGCAGGAAGTTCTTATAATGAATACTGGAAAATTTGGATTGATTTCAATAATGATAATGATTTTGACGACGCTGGTGAGTTAGTTTATGATGCTGGTTCTGCTACAAGTGCTGTTCGTACAGGAACAATAGCTATTCCTTCAAGTGTTGCAACTGGTTCTACTCGTATGCGTGTATCTATGAAATATAATGGCGCACAGACTTCTTGTGAAACATTCTCTTATGGTGAAGTTGAAGATTATACTGTAAATATTACTGGTAGTTCTACTCCTTCTTGTGGTGTTCCTTCTGGATTATCTTCTTCTTCTGTAACAAGTTCTACATTTACAGTATCTTGGTCTTCTGTTTCAGGCGCAGCTTCTTATGATGTACAAGTACGTACAGGTAGTGGTTCTTGGACTACTCTTAATGCAACTTCTACTTCATTGAATCTTACAGGAGCATCTGCTTCTACTCAATATGAGTATCAAGTTCGTGCAAATTGCTCGGGTGCAAGTAGTGCATACTCTTCTAGTGCTTTTGTAACTACTACTTCTGTTCCAGTTCTTTCTTATTGTTCTACCAAAGGAAATAGTGTTTCTGATGAGTTTATCCAAAAAGTACAAGTTGGTTCTATCAACAATAACTCTGGTGCTAATGGTGGATATGCTGATTTTACAAACCTTTCTACTACATTTACAAAAGGCTCTGCTTATACAATTACAATCACTCCAACTTGGACTGGTAGTACTTATAGTGAAGCGTATGATGTTTGGGTTGATTATAATCAAGATGGTGATTTTGATGACTCTGGAGAAAAAGTTTATACTCGTGCCAAAACAACGAGCTCTTCTGTAAGTGGTTCATTTACAATTCCTTCAAGTGCTGCAAATGGTTCTACTCGTATGCGTGTAACAATGAAGTATAATGCAAACGCAACCCCTTGTGAAACATTCTCTTATGGTGAAGTTGAAGATTATACAGTAATAATTGGTTCTGCAAGTAGTATCAACCCTGCTCCTATGGCTTACCACAATGACAGACCTCAAGAGGCTAGAGTTGATGGAACTAAAGATGGTGATGTTGCTTTTGTTGCATTCCCTAATCCTGCAAGTCAAATATTGAATGTTCGCTTAGGATATTTCGGAACTAACTCAGAAGTTGTTATTTATAGTGTAACAGGCGCACAAGTTGTGAGAACTACACTTACTTCTCAAGAAACTGCTATCAATGTTTCAAAACTTCCTAAAGGAATGTATATCTTGAGCATCAATAATGGTCGTGAGGTAGAAACAATGAAATTTATCAAAGAATAA
- a CDS encoding T9SS type A sorting domain-containing protein, whose amino-acid sequence MIAKTPKLDAINQGIRPKKVQVNSIIENKIVIYPNPVSNQLTIKLPSIYKENPTQIELYNSIGQLVLSKSYEETTIEVSVSSYPKGLYILKIQNGEEMKTEKIIIE is encoded by the coding sequence ATAATAGCAAAAACGCCTAAATTAGATGCGATTAACCAAGGTATTCGCCCAAAAAAAGTACAAGTCAATTCTATCATTGAAAACAAAATTGTTATTTATCCAAACCCAGTAAGCAATCAACTAACCATAAAATTACCTTCTATTTATAAAGAAAATCCTACACAAATAGAATTATATAATAGCATTGGTCAGTTAGTTTTATCAAAGAGTTATGAAGAAACAACTATTGAAGTTTCAGTTTCTTCTTATCCAAAAGGATTATATATTTTGAAGATACAAAATGGCGAAGAAATGAAAACAGAAAAGATAATTATAGAATAA
- a CDS encoding ISAs1 family transposase has protein sequence MFDKTVDFGSGQIEIRSAYVIENIKLIDQLAEWQTVKSIIVIESKREKNDSLQENTRFYLCSFVPTQKQANHYVRAHWGIEGTLHWHLDVSFGEDKSKTKKGNAPENLNIIRKTALQALKQTEGKQSIKNKRKMTG, from the coding sequence ATTTTTGATAAAACAGTTGATTTTGGTTCTGGACAAATAGAAATACGTAGTGCTTATGTAATAGAAAATATAAAACTTATAGACCAACTAGCAGAATGGCAAACTGTAAAAAGTATCATCGTTATAGAATCTAAGAGAGAAAAAAATGATAGTTTACAAGAAAATACAAGGTTTTATTTGTGTAGTTTTGTTCCTACACAAAAACAAGCAAATCATTATGTAAGAGCGCATTGGGGAATTGAAGGAACACTACATTGGCATTTAGATGTCAGTTTTGGAGAAGATAAAAGCAAAACAAAAAAAGGAAATGCTCCTGAGAATCTAAATATTATAAGAAAAACAGCTTTACAAGCACTGAAACAAACAGAAGGCAAGCAAAGTATTAAAAACAAAAGAAAAATGACAGGTTGA
- a CDS encoding endonuclease/exonuclease/phosphatase family protein: MPSQNRSCNSRRRKVRYDSWRRRYARRTFRFINSLVLVISVISYLSVLVSPEFFWLSGFVSMLIPFCIAANIFFIFLWWWCKRWYALYSLFVLIIGFPFWQASISLGGVWEEDIEKNKNYLSVLSYNVREFDVYQQKDNKHTVTKNTIEWVKNDTSDIKCIQDFYNSESTEVFNTREQLSAQNSKSPYNFHVRYTSSNHNRGQFGIAIFSKYPFINKGEVPFRVRTDNGAIFADIVKGKDTIRIYNIHLESMSINQNELKPIDKPEETFWYAGKRLKKGFSMRAQQVQTITNHIKTSPYPVILCGDLNDLPYSYTYFKIRRNLKNSFESKGLGTEFTFNGKLFFLRIDNQFYDDEKLDCLYFNTHREIPFSDHYPIRAIYEIE; encoded by the coding sequence ATGCCTTCTCAAAACCGTTCTTGTAATTCACGAAGAAGAAAAGTAAGATATGACTCTTGGCGCAGACGTTATGCTAGACGTACATTTCGTTTTATCAATAGTCTTGTTTTGGTGATTTCTGTGATTTCTTATTTATCTGTTCTTGTTTCTCCCGAGTTTTTTTGGCTCTCGGGGTTTGTTTCGATGTTAATTCCTTTTTGTATCGCTGCAAATATTTTCTTTATTTTTCTTTGGTGGTGGTGTAAAAGGTGGTATGCACTTTATTCTTTATTTGTCTTGATTATTGGTTTTCCTTTTTGGCAAGCTAGTATAAGTTTGGGAGGAGTCTGGGAGGAGGATATAGAAAAAAATAAAAATTATTTATCTGTTTTGTCGTATAATGTACGAGAATTTGATGTCTATCAGCAAAAAGATAATAAACATACAGTAACAAAAAATACGATTGAATGGGTAAAAAATGATACTTCGGATATAAAATGTATTCAAGATTTTTATAACTCAGAAAGTACAGAAGTATTTAATACACGAGAACAATTATCAGCACAAAATTCAAAAAGCCCATATAATTTTCATGTTCGTTATACATCTTCTAATCATAACCGAGGACAGTTTGGTATTGCTATTTTTTCAAAATATCCATTTATCAATAAAGGAGAAGTTCCTTTTAGAGTTAGGACTGATAACGGTGCTATTTTCGCAGACATAGTAAAAGGAAAGGATACAATTCGAATTTATAATATTCATTTGGAATCGATGAGTATCAATCAAAATGAACTCAAACCAATTGATAAACCAGAGGAAACCTTTTGGTATGCAGGCAAACGCCTCAAAAAGGGGTTTTCTATGCGAGCGCAGCAAGTTCAAACAATTACAAACCATATAAAAACAAGCCCTTATCCTGTTATTTTGTGTGGTGATTTGAATGATTTGCCATACAGTTACACCTACTTCAAAATCCGTCGAAATCTTAAAAACTCTTTTGAGAGCAAAGGATTAGGAACAGAATTTACATTTAATGGTAAATTATTTTTTCTTAGAATAGATAATCAATTTTATGATGATGAAAAATTAGATTGCTTATATTTTAATACACATAGAGAAATTCCATTTTCAGACCATTACCCTATTCGTGCAATTTATGAAATAGAATAA